ACTTTCCTCCAAGAGAAGTTTTTGTATTCAGAATCAGTAATGCTTCTTTTGTGCTCTAGCATCGTATAGGCAAGAGCAAATTCTTTAGTTGATACTGTTGCACTCTCGTATaaaattatactccctctgttcggaATTAACTGTCATTGAAATAAGTGTATCTACGAAGGTCGTACATGTCTACTAGATCATCTAATTTGTTGAGAAAACTCAAGCAAAATGGAAAAAATGAGTGTATACATGGAGGTTGTATATGTCTATTAGATACAGATAATCTAAACTGTAGAAAAGACGTAAGGAAAAGGTTAgggtctcttcttctttttttgcgcAAAAAGGATAGTCTCAACTTCAAAAGAGTGGTAAGAGCAACTTTAATTGGACGACTCATTTTGTACGTCGTCGTCCGTTTGGATCCGTCGGACAAAAGTGATGGTCCAACGCGTGGATCCATTTTTAAAACGCGTCCGTTTTGCGTCTGCACTGACCCATTTCTGACtcaaatttgggactgaaatgcgtcggTGCGGACACGAAACGGACGCGTGCGTGTGCGCATATGGCCGGCCTGACCGACTTGTCACACAATCATCCATCCACATTTGTCTGCTTATTTAATTTGCTAGTCCATCCCATCCACCTTTCTTTCATTATTAATTATCATAGTACTGATGCCCACTTGATTCCCGTTAGATGCATGTGCTGACCTATTTAAAAAAAGACACGGACATGCCGGTGAAAGATTGAAACGGATGAAAGAGAACAAAATCATCATCCGTTTGAATCGATCCATTAAAATTGTCCTAAGAGTTTGGTTTCCCACAAAGTAGTTCAACTACTTTTGTAAGTAGCTGTTGTTTTGTGACACCATCGAGTGTTGTTGTTCCTGTCTCATCACATCATGCATTATTCAACATTCAATCCCTTTTAGCAGTCGGGACTTCAGTCCTAATCGGCACcctttttttttttctcttctcttttaaGGATAGTGGCGTGAGACTTAGCAGCCCGTCACAATTCAAAAGGACTCGCTCAAAAATCACCTTAGAAAAGACACTCCAGCCTGAGTGGGTTAGGTTGGGAATCGCGTGTGCCCACCACTCAACGTGGAAGAGTTCTTCATATATTTTTGATAAAAAAATATATTAATACATTCAATCTATGTAACAACGCAATGTCATAAAGACGTTATGGATGCACGCAgttaagaaaaagaaaaaaaaaagaaaaaagaaagattcCGCATCAGTGATCAATTTCTTGTAGCTGCAACACGAACCACCATCTAGATAACACCTGAAGTCCAAAAACTTCAAAAACGACGCCttcagaaaggaaataatgcacaAGCACCGTCATCGTCCGATACTAGATCTTAGGTTTTCATCTTCAAGATGATCCGCGCTATCAAAACAATGCCTTAAACAAGGTCACTGTGAGGCACAACCAATTAAGGGCAGGTCTTGAGTTTTTACCCTGAACGCTAAGACTCTGTACTCCGTCAGTGTTGCCGCCCGACTTGCCAATGCCGCTGCTACAAGTCACGAATCACCAAGCAAAGTTCTCATCACCACGAACACTCGATCCACCATTACAAGGCCTCATACGTAAGTCGCCATGGTGTTCTttgtcactgtcgtcatcgtgaAAATTGAAATGCCAACATGTTTCACAATGTCAACAGACACGAAGCTTCCACATTCTTCTAATGCCACCCGAGCTGAAATAGGGGAACACACGACCGAATCCCATTCGATGCAGATATCTACATGCGTCAACCACCCACTGAAGATCTCCGACGGAGCCTTCCGGAACTCGTCAACGACCAGAACAACGAGGGTCGGCATCAAGCAGATCATTGTTTTGGTGCTAGAAGAACCCAAGGACCCCGTGAGAGAGAAAAAAGACCTGGATCGGGAACCCCAGATCCGTCGTCACCAGCTACCATTGCCGGCCCCAATGTTGCCCTCGCAGTCGTGGTGCCGCTTGGACCTGCTAGAGCCGAGGGAAAGCCATGAGCCAGCACACGCATCACTGCACTGGACCCAACTAGTCGCGACCACCGGAGGGTAACAGGGCGCTGTCATGACCAGATCTTGGACGAGGTGATCCAGATCCCTCGGCCAGCCACCGGAGGCGCATCTAGAAGGGTTTCCTCTGACGGTCCATAGCAAAATTGAGGCCACGCTCACAGGAAGAATCCGATCGGCGGCAACGCAGCCCGCTACTTGAGGGAAGAGGGAGGGTGCGTCGGTCCCAGGCGAGGCGCGAgcacccgccgccgccgaccaCCACGCGGGGGCTTTGCACCTGTGAGAATATGCTCAGTGAAGAGTAGTAGattgtttcttttcttttttgataGTAGCTCGGTGGAGtagcttatttatttatttatttatttttgaagcCTAGAACAATTGTTCTATGGTGATTttctattaataaaataaataatatatatttTCTTTGTACCTAAATGCTTATAATTGGAGAGAactgaaataaaataaatgagtaaCGAGAGAAGCATGTACTCCTAAGTTAATTGCCATCCCTGTGAACGTGTGTTGAGAATTTTTTGTACATTTTGAAGCATGGCTTTGGTCTTGGTTCACTCTTGCCCTGTCCCTCGCGCTTTGTTCACCTTACTAACACTTTTCCTGTCCTTTTGCTGGATAGGTCGATAGCTCGGCATGCTTGTGCAGAGCGGAGAGAGCCGCCGGTGTCGCGTCCGCCGGCAGGCACGTTCCGAGATCCAGACCTTGCGTGCAATCCAGCCTCAGAGCCTCCATCCACCCACTGAGCGACAAGAGATCGTCGCGGGCTGACCGCCGAAGCGACGGGCAACGGCCACTGCTCCCCGGCCTTCCCGACGACCTCGCCATCGCTTGCCTCATCCGCGTGCCGCGAGGTGATCACTGCAAGCTGAAGCTCGTGTGCAGGAGGTGGCTGCGCCTCCTCGCGGGCAACTACTTCTACGCGCTCCGCGGGAGGCTCGGGCTCGCCGAGCAATGGCTGTACGCCTTCAGGTCCGATGGCGACGGGCGCGTGTCGTGGGACGTGCTCGACccggcggcgcgcggcggcgcGGCGTGGCGCGAGATGCCGCCCGTGCCCGGTGAATACGCGTCCGCCGCCGGGTTCAGCTGCGCCGTGCTCGGTGGCTGCCACCTGTACCTGCTCGGCGGCAGGGACCCGCGAAGGGGCGCCATGCGGCGGGTGGTGTTCTACAGCGCCCGGAGCAACCGGTGGCACCGCGCGCCGGACATGCTGCGCCGGCGCCACTGCTTCGGCACGTGCGTGATGGGAAACCGCCTGTACGTCGCTGGCGGagagagcggcggcggcggcctcagGTCCGCGGAGGTCTTCGATCCGGCCAAGAACCGGTGGTCTTTGGTGTCCGACATGGCCAGGGCGCTGGTGCCGTTTGTCAGCGTGGTGCACGGCGGGAGGTGGTACGTCAAGGGGCTCGGCGCGGAGCGGCAGGTTCTCAGCCAGGTGTACACGCCGGAGATGGACAAGTGGTCGACGGTGGCAACGCTCGATAGCATGGTCACCGGCTGGAGAAGCCCCAGCGCTTGCATCGACGGCCGGCTCTACGCCGCTGATTGCAAGGACGGTTGCCGGCTCAGAGCCTACGACGAGGCCGCAGACTCGTGGAGTGGCTGTGCCTCAAGCGGGAACCACCTGGGGAGTTCACACGCTCTCGAGGCGGTTGCAATGGTCACTCTTCGCGGCAAGCTGTGTGTTGTTCGAAACGACATGAGCGTGTTGGTCGTCGACGTCGCCGCCGGGGCAGGAAACCAACGGTGGGAGACCCTCGCCGGCAAAGGACAGATAAAGAGCTTCGTCACGAACCTCCTGGCAAGCATTGCCGGCCGCAGCCGGGCCAAAAACCGCGTCCTCCATTGCCAAGTCCTTGAGGCTTAGAGGTGTTGGTCGTACAGTCCCATAATATAAGCCGTTTTGTAAATTACTAGCAAACATGTCCGTACATTGTAACGGATTTATTTTTTACTTCACATACACACTCTTAAGATATAAGTAAGTCTCTTGAAGCCTTGTAGAATGCCAcatgaaaaacaacatgataaCCGGTGTTGTGCAAAAACAGAGAAATGTGATAAATTTTGAAGTGTACTTAAGGTTTTTCTAGTTTATTAGATAATGGAAATATGTACGAAATCGTAGGTATCTCTTTACACATTTGCTGTCGGTCTTCCTCAATGATGCCCATATTTGCATTATGATGAAAATAATAAAGTAAGTTTTATTTTATTAATGATAGCATATGCATAAGCATATTATTTTTGTCTTGCTGATATATTTGTGTGCATTTATAATCCAAGTGAAGTTTTAATTTATTCGCAAACATATTAGACAGCTTCATCGAAAGCAATCAATTTATAAGAACATGCACACCAAATGTTCTACGTTGCAATGCACGGACATATTTGCTAATTCTTAAAAAAATCATTACGAAAACAATTTAAAACAATATGAAAAATAAAAGTTAAGCCATTGGTCTATGAAAAGCTTACATCAGCAACATTGTACATTTTTATACATCAGAAACATTTTCTATATACACGTTTAATATTTCCAATttcatgattaacatttttcaaaacatATTTAGTTTTGATATCTACTTTTTTATACACATTTTTCAATTTTTTGTATGTATcagaaatattttttatatacacGTTTGACATTCTCCAAATACATAATTAACATTTTAGAAAACTTAAATTTTCCATGTCTACTTTGTTCCATACACATTGTATATTTTGGTATACATTTTATTATAGATCAGAAACAATTTTCTATGCACATTAAAATCAAATAATTGCCTGATCCGCATTTAAAAAAAGTTAGACTACTTTTTCATACTTAATGTACTTTCTTATATAATAGGTATTTTTTTCTATTTATGTTTGGCATTTCTTTAACgcatgattattattattttcatagttTGCATATTGAGGATTTTTATAACTAAAATATTCAgagtattttttaaaatattcaaactAATTTTAAAATATTCAGACTATATCTAAATTAAGTCAAAAGataaaaaacaaaacagagataGAAAAGTTAACAAAATCAGTGCTAGAGGCCACGCTGGGCCGGCCCATCAGGCAGCCATCCGTCGACAGAAAATATAGAAAAGTgaatgaaaatattttaaaatattCAAACTATATCTAAATAAAGTCAAAAGATAAAAAGAAAGCAGAGATAGAAAAGCAGACAAAATCAGTGCTGGAGGCCACGCTGGGCCGACCCATCAGGCAGCCACCCGCCGACAGAAAATATAGAAAAGTAGATGAAAAAAGGGCTGAGTGAGGGATTGAACCTTGGTCTCGAACGTGCAAACGCAAGCTCCCAACCAGTTGGTCCAGCGCATACTTATGATTTGTTGAGGTACCGACGCCTACTGAAACGAAGGTAACGACCGACTTCAAAAGATAAGGAAAACAAATTGTTTTTTCCACTTATCGGTGACATAGGTGGGTAATTTCAGCGAACTTTAGGGGAAAATTTAACGACGGACAAACAAAAGCACTATTTGCTTttttattaggtaaagataaagGTTATTGAAAATCACGCCGCTTACCGTGCAACTAAACGGAACCCCAACAAGATATGCAACGTACACGACTAACTAAGTACACTAGCACGCTGGTGGATGCTTTTTTATGGcttgcttagagcatctctaacagatgCCTTATTTTAGTCTTCGTGCTCAAAAAACCACTTTTTAGTGCATCGATGGGCAAAAACACAGCTTCAACAGGATgtcctaaacggtgccctaaaatGGGGCAGCCCTAAATTTTGCCCCTCTGTGCCCTTTATTTGGGGCAAAGAGGAGCGCGCGGAGACGTGCCCTATCATTTCCACTCGCGCGCCCAAccgctcttcctcctccctctctccaccTACCTCCAGCGCTCCGACCGACCAAATATGCCGCCGCCGCTCACATCCGGCCATCCTCCGACGCGCCGTCGCCCCCCAATCGCGTCCCCGTCGCCGTCCGCACCCGCCGCCGCACCAAATCGCATCTACCGCCGcccacaaaccctagccgccgccccaaaTCTCGTCCGTCCCCGCCGCTCCCGAGCTCCCCTGCCCCCAAATTGGGTCCGCCGCCGCTCTCGTGCTCCCTAGCCTTCTCCCGTGCTCCGCCCCCATCCGCTACCGCTCCCTACCCCCGCACGCAAACCCTAGCCGTTGCCTACATCATGGCGCCGCCGGAGAAGACGAAGGCGAGCTCCGGTTGTGAAATCGAGTTCAAATCGAGTTTAGGTTTATGAAATGAAGTTTAGGGTATGAAATCGAGGTTGAATGATGGTTTGTAGTTCGTAAGTTTGAAATCGAGATCGAAAAAATGTTTGAATGTTGATCGAATGTGTCTAAAAAGGGTATCTGTTGGAGAACGTGTGCCCTAAAATAGGGCATTTGGAAAAGCAGAAAAAAAATTGGTGCCCTAAAACGCTAAAACGGGTGTCCTATAACACCAAAAACTGGATATAGGATAGGACAtatgttagagatgctcttacgaACCAATATACGTCGACTTGATCAATAATACTACACGAGAACACAAGATGATCTTTTCCCCTGAGCCTATAGACTTTCAAGGgagttttttcttttatttataatATATTGGCATAGATGTTCGTGCGTTGCAACGAATAAATGTTTATAGTTTCTATAAGAGCATggttaagagcaagtacaataaagcTGGGTCAACTGACTTTAAAAAATAAAttagtatatttttgcttagttgaaGGAAAGAGAAGATGAGATAAAAGGTAAGCGGACTCTAAGAGCATGTACAATAAGTTTATGTAAGCAGGCtgtaagaattaaaatattattttagtGATGACATGGAggggagagaagaggagagaagaTGAGCCGGCTAGAGAATAAGAGTCAGCTGCAACACGCGCTTCTAGGCATtacgtgagaatgaaaggtggtatATGTATTAATAAAATAACACatctttatagctaactattgtatttGTTGGTTATAAACTTGACTATAGATGACATGGAAACATcatatagccagcagctggctatactattaaccatgctcttagttAAGAGTCacttctagcacgtgctcctagttactttgtgagaatgaaaggtgaacCATATAATTAAAAAGTAGTACATTCTTCTaaccaactattgtacatgttaacTATAACATGGGttatagatgacatggcaatgccttatagccagcagttggctatactaggaATTCTTGAGACTTAGAGGTGTTGGTTGTACTGTCTcataatataagacgttttgTAAATTATAAAGGTCGTTGAAAATCACACCGCTTGCCGACAAGATGCGTAGGTACATGACTAATTAAGCAGACTAGCAGCCTGGTGGACGCTTTTTGATGGGGCTAGCTTACGAACCAATATACAAAGACTTTTTTTTGCATCAAAATGGAAGTTTATTCAAGAAATTATGGTTCGGTTACAATTACCTCAAGCTACTGACCAGAAAATCTGAGCAATGAGCGACCCAACTATCACTACCTTCAAGCGTACAAGCACCCCGAGCGCAAAGGTGAGATGGTAGATTAATCTCCCTACCAATATGCCGAACcacaaaagaagaaaaactaAGAGTAATATCCTCCACTTCATTCAAGATAGacactgcaatcaaacgagaattACGGCGCGAATTCTATAGGTTGACAAGCTCCAAGCAGTCAACTTCCATTATCACATGTGAGTAACCACACAGCTGTGCAAAGATCGCCCCTTCCCGAAGGGAAAGCAGCTCGGCGACGAATGGGTCTGAGATGCCCGGCAGAGGCTTACTCCATGCTCCAAGAAAAGCTATATGGGACCGGGCCACACCACCAGCTCCCCAAGTTGGAGAGTCAGGGAAGATTAAACCATCTGTGTTGATGGTGATCTAGCTCAGCTCAAGCGGCCGTCAACCTTGAGCGCCCGACGCCATGCACTTCTTCCAGATCTCTAGAATGGCGAGAGTCTCATGTACCCATTTGATGGCCTGCACCAGATCATAGCCATCCCGGTCATGGGTCCATCTGTTTCGTGAAGACCAGATTGCATGCATTATAGAAATAATCATGCATCTTGTGTCATATGTGAACATTGGGGCCAACAAGATGTCTCGACCCAAGTTTGTGGATGCAGTTTCGGAAGGTGAAGGTCAAACCTCTCCTTAGCTGCCATCCAAAACGCCTTTGCATGAACGCATTCGTCCAATGCGTGCATCAAGCTTTCCTATGTAGTGCGACATACTTTGAAGATGCCAAGTGGTTTGATATGTCGGTGTTGCAGGGTATTTGAGTCCGGAAGAATCCCCCTAAGAACTCTTCACCAAAAAACTCTCACCTT
This genomic stretch from Hordeum vulgare subsp. vulgare chromosome 6H, MorexV3_pseudomolecules_assembly, whole genome shotgun sequence harbors:
- the LOC123405930 gene encoding F-box/kelch-repeat protein At1g55270-like; its protein translation is MDRRIQAPLVDSSACLCRAERAAGVASAGRHVPRSRPCVQSSLRASIHPLSDKRSSRADRRSDGQRPLLPGLPDDLAIACLIRVPRGDHCKLKLVCRRWLRLLAGNYFYALRGRLGLAEQWLYAFRSDGDGRVSWDVLDPAARGGAAWREMPPVPGEYASAAGFSCAVLGGCHLYLLGGRDPRRGAMRRVVFYSARSNRWHRAPDMLRRRHCFGTCVMGNRLYVAGGESGGGGLRSAEVFDPAKNRWSLVSDMARALVPFVSVVHGGRWYVKGLGAERQVLSQVYTPEMDKWSTVATLDSMVTGWRSPSACIDGRLYAADCKDGCRLRAYDEAADSWSGCASSGNHLGSSHALEAVAMVTLRGKLCVVRNDMSVLVVDVAAGAGNQRWETLAGKGQIKSFVTNLLASIAGRSRAKNRVLHCQVLEA